In one window of Bos taurus isolate L1 Dominette 01449 registration number 42190680 breed Hereford chromosome 15, ARS-UCD2.0, whole genome shotgun sequence DNA:
- the OR9I2 gene encoding olfactory receptor 9I1, whose protein sequence is MAENGTLVTEFVLLGFQLSAELQTGLFFVFLLLYLITLGGNLGVTALIQSDPRFQTPMYFFLGHLSFLDICYSSVIVPQLLETLRTGKRTITFERCATQFFFFTLCASAECFLLAVMAYDRCVAVCNALLYASAMTPQTRLGLVAGAYGGAAVNSVVRTGCAFSLSFCKSNHVDFFFCDLPPLLKLACSETRPRERVIYLLAFLVIATSVSVILISYLFIIRAILKIRSAGGKAKTFSTCASHITAVALFFGTLIFIYLKGNMGKSLGEDKIVSVFYTVVIPMLNPLIYSLRNKEVKEALKRALSRMKVSQAE, encoded by the coding sequence ATGGCGGAGAATGGCACTTTGGTAACAGAATTCGTTCTGCTGGGGTTCCAGCTGTCGGCCGAGCTGCAGACGGGTCTCTTCTTTGTGTTTTTGCTCCTTTATCTCATCACCCTGGGAGGCAACCTGGGGGTGACGGCGCTGATTCAGAGTGACCCTCGCTTCCAGActcccatgtactttttcctcgGCCACCTCTCCTTCCTGGACATTTGCTACTCCTCCGTTATTGTCCCTCAGCTGCTGGAGACCTTGCGGACCGGTAAGAGGACCATCACCTTTGAGCGCTGTGCCACCCAGTTCTTCTTCTTCACCCTTTGCGCTAGTGCTGAGTGCTTCCTTCTGgccgtgatggcctatgaccgctgcGTGGCCGTGTGTAACGCCCTCCTCTACGCCTCGGCCATGACGCCCCAGACGCGCCTGGGGCTGGTGGCCGGGGCGTACGGTGGTGCCGCGGTCAATTCTGTGGTCCGCACCGGGTGcgccttttctctctccttctgcaAGTCGAACCACGTGGACTTCTTCTTCTGTGACCTCCCTCCTCTGCTGAAGCTTGCCTGTAGTGAGACCAGGCCACGAGAACGGGTGATCTACCTTTTAGCTTTCTTGGTCATTGCAACCAGCGTTTCAGTGATTCTCATATCCTACCTGTTCATCATTCGGGCCATTCTGAAGATTCGTTCAGCTGGCGGCAAAGCCAAAACCTTCTCCACCTGTGCTTCTCACATAACTGCCGTGGCTCTTTTCTTCGGGACGCTCATATTCATATACCTGAAAGGAAACATGGGAAAATCTCTCGGGGAGGACAAGATCGTGTCAGTATTTTACACTGTGGTCATCCCGATGCTGAACCCACTgatctacagcctgaggaacaaAGAAGTGAAGGAGGCTCTGAAGAGAGCTCTCAGCAGGATGAAGGTTTCCCAAGCAGAGTAA